A single Stigmatopora argus isolate UIUO_Sarg chromosome 7, RoL_Sarg_1.0, whole genome shotgun sequence DNA region contains:
- the rln3b gene encoding relaxin-3b — protein sequence MWKAALLTLCLLVALVDRVRPNEGHSSFYGMKLCGREFIRAVIFTCGGSRWKRSIEDSDLLGAEVFEQWNAKPFSQMASEDDPGQSSVWKGPKLDVASGFSRSVRSPISEEVLEALRSADRKGRDVVVGLSNACCKWGCSKSEISSLC from the exons ATGTGGAAGGCAGCTCTCTTGACCCTGTGTCTGTTAGTGGCGTTAGTGGACCGGGTTCGGCCGAATGAAGGCCATTCCTCTTTCTATGGAATGAAGCTGTGTGGAAGAGAGTTTATACGAGCCGTCATTTTTACCTGTGGCGGCTCTCGTTGGAAGAGAAGCATTGAAGACTCGG ATCTCCTTGGAGCTGAGGTTTTTGAACAATGGAATGCAAAGCCTTTTTCTCAAATGGCCAGTGAGGACGATCCTGGGCAATCCAGTGTGTGGAAGGGTCCAAAATTGGATGTAGCTTCTGGATTCAGCCGCTCGGTCCGTTCGCCAATCTCGGAGGAGGTGCTGGAGGCTCTCCGGAGTGCTGATAGAAAAGGACGGGATGTCGTGGTGGGACTGTCGAATGCCTGCTGCAAGTGGGGCTGCAGCAAGAGTGAAATCAGCTCTTTGTGCTAA